The Hyphomicrobiales bacterium nucleotide sequence ATTTTGAAGGCGAAGACGGGCGCATTCTTCTCGCTTTTGTATATCACGGTAATGTATTGGCAGGATCAACGGACATACCTGCGAATGATCCTGACAAAACCAAATGCACTGATGCAGAGGTTGGTTACTTCTTGGACTGTTTGCGACAACTCTTCCCTGACCTCCATCTCACTCAAAGCCAAATTGTGTTCACTTATTCCGGGATACGTCCTCTACCCAACGCAAAAGGTTTAGCGCCTGGTTTGGTAAGCCGAGATCATTCAATGCCTATTTTAGAAAAGCACGATCATCGCGCCTATCCGGTTTTGTCACTGGTTGGTGGCAAATGGACAACGTTCCGCGCTTTTTCAGAACAGATCTGTGATGAAGTTCTCAAGAGGGAAAATAAGCAACGAGTAATTTCCAGCAAACATATTGCCATTGGTGGAGGAAAAAATTATCCTGAAACTCCTTTGGCGTTTAGGGCAGAAATCGATCTTCTCAATCGAAAATACTTGATCGCACCCGATCACATTGAGAATTTGATCCGCCGATATGGTTTAACCAAATCAGAAGCGATCATTAAGGCAATGAGCAAAGATGAGCGCATCAAACCCACTCTTATTGAAGGCTTGTTGTTGGGGGAAATTAAGTGGGTATGCCACAATGAAATGGTTCATCATCTCGATGATATTATTCTAAGACGCTCTGAAATAGTCTATGCAGGCCTAACGGGTGCAGGTTTGCATGAACTATCGTTGGTAATCGGTCAGATCATGAATTGGACTGACAAAAAAATGGCGGATGAAAAGAGCCGGTTGGCCAAAATACTCATTGACCGCCATGGCATTCGGTGGACTGATAAAAGTATCAAATATATCCCTGATACTAACCTCAAATAGGATTACTCAACACAACTGGAATAAAATTAATAGTCGCAGAATTTGAAGGAATAAAACATGTCACTGCCTGAGTTTTGGATAGGCACAAGCTGGAAGATGAATAAAACCTTGGACGAAGCAATGGTATTTGCTTCGGCACTTGGTTCAGTGGATTCACACAGCGATCCAAGAATCCAAAGATTTGTCATTCCGCCTTTCACGGCTGTAAGACAGGTCAAAGAAACTCTGGCTGACACATCAGTCAAAGTCGGTGCGCAGACTATGCACTGGGATGATGCAGGAGCGTGGACTGGTGAAGTTTCACCCTTGATGCTTAAGGATTGCAATCTAGATATTATCGAGTTGGGGCACTCAGAACGTCGTACGCATTTCGGTGAAACCAATGAGACTGTTGCAAAGAAATCAGCAGCGGCCGTCCGCCACGCTCTTATCCCACTTATTTGCATCGGCGAAACTTTAGCAGAGCGCGAAGCTGGGCGAGCTCAAGAGGTTCTTGCCGAGCAAGTCTCAACTGCCTTATCTGCGATTGCTGCCGAGCAGTCCGACGCTCCTGTGCTGCTTGCTTATGAGCCTGTTTGGGCAATCGGCGAGGGTGGAATTCCAGCATCCGCCGACTATGCCAATGACCGCCATGCTGAAATCATAGCGCTTTCGCGCGACATTTTAGGAAAGCCGGTACCGTGCCTTTATGGCGGCTCGGTGAATCCGGAAAATTGCGTTGAACTCATCCAATGCGAACATATTGACGGCCTGTTTATTGGCCGCTCCGCTTGGCATGTCCAAGGCTATCTGGACATACTCAATCGTTGTTCCAACGCCATCTAAATATATAAAACAAAAAGGATAACACTATGAAAGTTGCAATAGCCGGAGACAGCGCAGGAGAAGGTCTCGCAAAGGTCATCGCGGAACACCTTATAACTAAAGGCATCGTAGCCGAGGATCTATCACATTCGAAAGCAGGGCCTGACGCTTTTTATGCCAATCTAGCTGACCGTGTCGCTAATAGCGTTTTAGATGGTAACTATAACCGTGCTATCTTGGTATGCGGGACGGGTATTGGTGTGTGTCTTTCAGCAAATAAAATACCGGGCATTAGGGCTGCGCAATGTCACGACACCTATTCTGCCGAGCGCGCTGCACTCTCCAACAATGCTCAGATCATCACCCTTGGCGCCCGCGTTGTGGGGCAAGAATTGGCAAAATCTATCGTCGAGGCATTCTTAGCCAACACATTTGATCCCAATGGCCGGTCTGCTAAAAATGTACAAGCAATCAATGACTTGGATGAAAAATATAACAAATAAGAAAACGATATTCACCATTGGTCATGACATGACGTTTTGCTTCAGCTTTTGAGTAGTTGTAAGGCTGTGTCTTCATCTGTGACGAGATGAGTAATGAGTTTAGCTCTTAAAGCAGCTCTGATTGCCTTAACTTTATGTAACCCTCCAGCCACACAAATGCGCTTTTGCATGGCTTTCAAATCATTCAAGCTTGCACATATCATTTGATCATGGATTTTTGAGCGAACTTCGTCACCATTTGCATCAATAAACAGGCCCATAATAACCGCCGCAGCTCCTTTTGATTTAACATCCTCTATAATATCTTTTGCATAGAGATTATGTGTCTCAAGTGTAGAACCTGGCCCAAGCTCACCCGTGCCAAACAAGGCCACCGACGCGCCACGAATTATATTAAATTGCGCTGCAATTGATGGTTCTTTCATTAGACTAGCCCTAATCTCAGGGCTTGAAACAACCACAGGCGCTAATATGTTTACACATTTGGCTGAAAGCTGATTGGCAAGTAATGAGGAGCATAATTCGGGCGAGAAATCAGATGCCAAACCGTCTGGGCTTGCAACAAGTTGTGCAACCGTGATGTTTTTAAAATTATTATGGTTTGGAACAGATTCTGCGACCGCCGATACTGTACGCCCCCAAGCAACCGCTAAGGTTTCTCCATCCTGCAGTTTATCCATTAAAATCATGGATGCGGCATTCCCAAGACGTTGCAATAAATCCTTACCAGAGAGTGATGGTATAACTAAGGATTCTTCCAAACCATATTTTTTAGTTAGTTGTTTTGATATTTTAACGCTCGCCGCTACTTCAGTATTGATTGTAACTTTTACTATTCCGCGCTCTCTTGCTTCTGCCAAGAGTTTGATCACTGTAACGCGGGAAATTTTAAGGCGATCTGCTACTTTTTTTTGCGTGAGTTCGTCAACATAATACAACCATGCGGCCCAAGTTGCTGTATCTGAAAATTCGTTTGGTCGTCGTGGTGTCTTATCCTCCCGCATGCAAACCCCCAATCAATCAAATATCGATTTATAGTTGGACCAATTTGATAAATTACGCAAGTCTTTTTACATTTGCATATAATGACTTTACAAATGTAAGTTTTCATAATAATTATTACTGCAAATTCAACAATATGATGGGTAGTTGTCTTTCATGGCGGAAAATGACCACAGACTCGGTGAAAACTGGACAGACTTAATTGACGATATTGTTGCGGGAAATTTTTTTGATAATGAATCTGGAAAAACCGTTTCGGTTCCTTATGAGTCTATTGTTTTTCAGGAGAGTTTGGATGGTGCTGAGGAAGCGTTAATCGCTGATTTAAAGTTAGGTGAAAAAATTGCGATTGTAGCGGATGAAGACACCTATGACGCGCTTGGACAACGTGTGGCTGCCGCTTTGAAAAACATCGGTGTCGATAAAACGATAATTCTAAAAAAACCACATGCGGATATGCAAACAGCAGCCAGCCTCACCGAGGAATTGAGCGAGTTTGATAGCGCAGTTGCAATCGGTTCTGGGACTATCAATGATCTCGTTAAATATGTGACCGCGCAAGATGGCCGGCGTTATTGTGTTTTTGCAACTGCGGCCTCTATGAACGGTTACACTTCAACGACAGCAAGCATGACACTGGAAACCGGTTTGAAGGTTTCTTTGCCCGCACAAGCGCCAGTAGGTTTCTTTGTAGATATGGACGTTTCGGCTTCTGCTCCGTCTTATTTAGCGGCATCAGGGTTTGCTGACTGTGTTGCTCGATCTGTCGCTCAGGTAGATTGGTGGATGTCACATCGATTATTGAATACGCTCTACCGAAGCGTTCCTTTCGATATCCAAATTGACGATGAAATAGAGTTAAATAAATGTGCTTATTTACTCCCCAAAGGTGATATTCATGCGACCGCACGACTCTACCGTGTCTTGACCCTTTGTGGTCTAGGGATTGGGTTTATTGGGATGTCTAATCCAGGCTCAATGGCTGAGCATCAGGTATCACACTATATCGACTGCTTTGCTGGCGCAGCCCACCCAGGCTCTCTACATGGACAGCAAGTTGGGGTTACGAGCTTAACCATGGCGCGCCTTCAACAAGCGATGCTTGCACAAGATAAGCCCCCCATTATGAGGCCGACATCAATTGATTTTGACGGTATGAAAACACGAATGGGAAGCGATATCGCGGCCCAATGTTTAGAGCTGCTTAAAAAGAAAGCCTTTGATGAAAAAGCCATTGATGCAGTCAACGAACAGCTCGCTACTATTTGGCCAGAATTAAGACAGGAAGTTCAGCGCTTCATGATTCCCGCCACGCAAATGGAAAAGCTTCTCAGTGATGCAGGCGCTCCAATATCGGCTGCAGAACTTGGTCTTGATTTGGACTTTTATAAACAAGCTGTGCGCCATGGACATGAGATGCGTGACCGTTTTTCCTTTGTCGATATTGCAGCGAATGCAGGGATATTGGAGGAATACATTTCGGCTGAAAAGTAACGTGATCATTGGTATGGGAGGACATAATGATGAAAAAACCTTTAGTTGCTATAACGGGAGCCAGCTCAGGTATTGGTGAAGCTGTTGCCAAGACATTTTCTGCGGCTGGACATCCAGTTCTCTTGATGGCTCGCCGTCTCGAGCGGATGGAAGCGCTAGGACTTCCAAATTCCATGTGCTGTGAGGTTGATGTTCGCAACCGAGAGCAAATACGGTCAGCTGTTGCAAAAGCAGAGGCGGAATATGGCCCGGTCGATATGATGTTTTGTAACGCAGGTGTCGCGCGGCTTGCAGATATTTCTTCCCAACCACCGGAAGAGTGGGATGAAATGATCGACATCAACACCAAGGGTGTGATGAACACTGTGCACGCAGTGATGAACGACATGATGGAGCGTCGTGCCGGAACATTATTTATGATGAGTTCAATCGCCGGGCGTAAGGTTTATCCTGATCACACAGTTTATTGTGGCACCAAGTATTTTGTTCATGCAGTTTCAGAATCCATACGCGACTATTTAGCTGATTATAACGTACGTGTTGTTGTTCTATCGCCGGGCATAATTGAGACAGAGGTTTTAAGCGGCGTTAAAGATCCCAATACTCTTAAGGCATATCAGGACAATAAGAAAAAGATTGGTGGCGGGATTGGCTCAGAACATGTGGCAGAGATCATGCTGCATACTTACCAAATGCCGCAAAATGCCCTCATTCAAGAAATTTGCATTACACCAACACGGCAAAAATATTAATCAAGGTAGAGATTATGAAATCTCAATGGTCAGACAGCGAGTTGCAAAAAGTTTTGCTGGCTGCGAAAAAAGCGGATCAAAATACTGATATTGCAACGCGTGTTTACACGACAAGACTATTGGGCTGTGATCCTGAATTGGTGCTTCACGGTGGTGGAAATACATCGGTCAAAACAGTGACTAAAACCATGGATGGGACACTTGTAAATTCGATTTGCGTCAAAGGCAGTGGATGGGACATGGGCACAATTGAATCAGCTGGCTTACCTGCTCTTGAGTTGGAGCCTTTGCGTGATTTGGTCCAAATGGATACCTTATCTGATATTGATATGGTGCGCGAACAGCGGCAGTTATTACTGGACTCGTCCTCGCCAAACCCATCTGTTGAAGCGATATTACATGCACTTATTCCAGCCAAATATGTCGATCACACTCATGCGAATGCGGTGGTTGCAATCACTAACCAGCCGGAGGGTGAAAAGCTAACCCGCGAACTATATTCCGACAGTATAATCGTCCCTTATGTGATGCCCGGTTTTGATTTGGCAAAGACATGCGCGCGTTATTTAGCAGACAATCCAAACGCCACCAGTATGGTTCTTATGAAACACGGTATTTTTACATGGTCTGATGATGCCCGAACGGCCTATGAAGAAATGATCGAGCTGGTTGATCGCGCAGAAAAGAAACTTGCAGAAGGTAACTCAACCCCATTTCGATCAGTTGATATTCCAAAAAACCTAGCCACGCCTGCTCAGATCGTGCCGCTTTTGCGTGAGGCATTGGCCCAACCGTCAAGTTTAGACGGTGAAGCCAATCGTTTAATTATGGTCCATCGTGCAAATGAGGAAATTCTCCATTTTTGTAACGCAGAAAATTTGCCGTCATTGGTCTCACGTGGCAACGCAACCCCAGAACATGTCATTCGCATTAAGCGAAAAGGGGTAGCGCTTCGCGCCCCTGAGCCAGATAAGCTTGACGCCTTTTTCAATGATGTGAAAGTTGCTGTCAGTGCATATATTGAAGATTATAAAAACTATTTTGAACGCAACAACAAGCGTGCAGGCGGCGCACTTAAAATGTTAGATCCTGTTCCATGCGTTTTCTACATTGCCGGTGTTGGCTTATTTGCAGTCGGCAAAAGCCTGAAAGCTGCTGAGGTGGCGGCAGATATCGCTGAAGCGACTATTAATGTAATTACAAAAGCAGAAGGCATGGATGCCTTTGAACCTTTAAACGAAGAAGACCTTTTTGATCTTGAATATTGGTCGCTTGAGCAAATTAAACTATCTCCGCAAGTGGCGCTTGTAACGGGAGCCGCAGGTGGTATGGGATGATAAATCACGAAAGTTTTGCCCACAAAAGCGTGGAAATGACATGATGGATATTTTTGAAGAGGCACTTAAAAAGGCTGCAAAGGATGTGGGTGGATTTCCAATTGTGTGCAATGTAGCATCCGCATTTGTACATCTAACAAAGACACGAACAACAACAGGTTTCGTCCGGATAGTCGATGGCGGAAATGTTGCTGCAATGATGCGGTGGGAAAAAGATGATGGCTAAAGATCTTGTTATTGGTATTGATTCATCGACTACCGCAACAAAGGCAATTGCCTGGACGAAAGATGGTGAACAAGTTGCCGAGGCTCGCTATCCAATACAGCTTTATAATCCCAAGCCCGGTCATTTTGAACAAAATGCTAAGGATTGGTGGCAAAGCGCCGCTGATACGCTTCAAGAATTAACGGGCAAAATAGATGTAAACCGGATTGCCGCATTGGCGATTTCCAATCAACGCGAAACCTTTTGTGTTTTTGACGAAAATGACGAGCCTCTTTTGCCGGGTACAGTGTGGCTAGATGAGCGTGCAACAGCTCAGCAAAAATCGTTCTCAAAAGGGTTTGGATCTGAGAAATTAAGACGTATTTCTGGAAAGCCGGTGGATGTGATCGTCCCTCTTTTTCGGATGCTTTGGATAGCAGAAAACCATCCAGATATTTACAGTAAAATTCGAGCATTTGCCGATGTGAACTGCACAATCACGCGGCATCTAACAGGGGCTTGGTCTACACCTCTTGCTTCGGCCGATCCAACAGGAATGGTGGATATGGAGAAAGGGGACTGGTCACAAGAGATATTGAATGCAGCTGGTATCGATCCTAGCGTCATGCCAACTTTATATAAACCGGGCGCTGTGATGGGACATGTTACCGCCAATGCCGCGCGCGCAACTGGTCTGCCTGAAGGCGTTGCCGTTGTCGCAGGCGGTGGTGATGGTCAATGTGCGGCGACAGGCACTGGCACAATTGCACCCGGGATCGCTTATATGAATCTGGGAACCGCACTGGTTGCTGGGTGCTACGCGCATGACTATGCACATGATCAAGCCTTTCGAACAGAAGTTTCAATCTCTGATGGCGGTTTCATCTATGAAACGGTTTTGAAAGCGGGTACTTTTTTAATTGATTGGATGACCGAGCAGATGGCTCAGGTAGAAAAGACCGATCAAGTTGCCTTTTTGTCAGCGCTGGAAGAAGAAGCGAAGAACAGCCCTATTGGGGCGGGTGGGCTTATCATTTTACCATACTGGCAAGGCTGTATGACCCCGCATTGGGACAGTAATGCACGCGGTGTTATTGCAGGCCTTTCAGGGTCTACGCGCACGGGGGATATTTATCGGGCCATTCTTGAAGGTTTGGCATTCGATACCGCTCAGGCGTTGGAGAAAGTGCGTCAAGCCACAGGCCGACGTATCAATAATATAGTTGCGATAGGCGGGGGGGCATCATCTGACTTGTTCTTATCTATTATGGCTGATGCACTCAATATCACCGTTTTAAAATCCGATATACGCGAAGCTTCATCTTTAGGTGCAGCTATGGCTGCGTCGGTGGGTGCTGGATGGTTCTCAAGCTTTGCTGAGGCCTCCGATTCCATGAAAGGGAAAATCGTCAAAAGCATTGAACCCGATCCTGAGCGGGCAAAACGTTATGCTGAACTGCGAAGCCATTACGAACGGCTTTGGCCACTTCTATCTGAATGGAATGAGGATTTAAGCAACTTCACTAAGAGCCAGCTGGAATCCAATTCATGAGTTATTCTGCGCTTTTGTCGACTGAGGCAGCATTTGACCGCTATGAAGAAATAGGGGAGCGGCTGCCCACCGCCGTCTTTAACGGATCATCTTTTTCATGTGAAAATTTAATTGATGTCGCCCCTGATGTTGACGCTTTTGTATTGGACGCTTTCGGTGTTCTGAATGTGGGCGGAACTCCAATAGATGGAGCAGTTGAACGCATTGCCCAACTGCGTGCGATGGGTAAGAAGCTCATCGTGCTAACCAATGCTGCAAGCGATGATCATGAATTTGCGATAGCCAAGTTCATGGGGCTTGGATTTGACTTCACAGGCGATGAGATTGTCACAAGCCGCGATGTATGTGTTGATTTTATAAGGACAAATTTGCCTAAGGGTAAGTGGGGAGCAATTTGCAAAAAGGGCGACTTACTTGATGATCTCAATCTCGATGTCGTGGCATGGACAAAAGATACACAAGTCGTTGTTGATGGTTTTCTTATGCTATCCAGCGAATGCATAGATGAAGATTTAATGATGGCCCTTGAAAATGCGCTGAAGGAAAATCCACGTCCGCTTATATGTGCTAATCCAGATCTGGTAGCACCACGGGAAACTGGCTTAAGTTGCGAGCCTGGTTTTTTTACGCATGCGCTTGCTGATGCAACGGGTGTGACACCTCTTTTTTTTGGCAAGCCGTTCGGCGATGCTTATAAAGTGGCTTTGAACCGTTTGGGTGATATCCCAGCCTCACGCGTGGCAATGGTGGGTGATACACTTCATACCGATGTTCTTGGCGGGAAGGCTGCTGGATTGAAAACCGTCCTTATTGTTAATCATGGACTGTTTGCAGGAAAGAATGTTGAGGCATACATTCAGCGATCAGGGATATCGCCTGATTATATTTGCCCAACCACCTAATGGTCCAAAGCCCCAAAGTCCTTTGGTGATTAAAGTAGACGTGTCAGTTTGCGATATTCTTTTGGTGTCTTGCCAGTTTCATTTTTGAACTGTCGATTAAAAAGTGATAAATTATGAAAGCCCGCTTCACCTGCTATGTCGACAACTTTCATTTCTGTTTCCAAAAGTAAAGAACAAGCATATCCAATTCGTATTTTGCGAACATAGTTTGAAAAATTCATACCGGTATTTTTAAGAAAAAATCGAGAGAACGCTGTTTCCGACATGCCAAGCTGGTCCGCAAATCGAGACATACGAATATCACCATTCAGTTTCGCTGAAATTTCAGTAAAGATGCCCTGCATTGAAAGAAGCGCACTGACATCGAGGTTGGGCTGATAATTTGGTGAAACCACTTTTCGCGCATCGCATTTTTGCGCAAGTAAACTTAATAGTTTTAAAAACGTTCCAAACGCATCCAATCCTCTCAGTGAGCGCAATTCAAGAAGCAGTTTGATGGCCTCTTCTTTATGTTCCCCTTCAAACACAAGACCTGAATGGCTGTCATCCAAGAGCGATACAATCTCAGAAAATTCACGAGGGCGCACATTGCAATCTAATCCAATCGAGGCGCGTGTGAATTGTAATGCGACATCTCGCCCTTCAACATAATTGCGGGTTCTTAGATGGCTCATCCAGTTATGTGGGATGTTAGGGCCAATGAGGCATAAATTTCCCGGAGTAAATTCCTCGATGCAATCGCCTAGATACATGGTGCCTTGAGAATCTGTGATGAGGTGAAGCTCATATTCTGGATGATAGTTCCATTTCGCAAATGGACTGGGATAATCATGCTGGTGAAGCCTGAACGAGCAATCAGGATCATTGAAAATAATTTCAAGTTCCGGCTTCTTATTTGACAAATTGCTTTTCATACAAAACCTATCTTTAGAAGGTCGCCAGATCTGTCAATTTTATTCCCAAAATTATTATATCTAAGTGCTTGTATTATTAGCAATAAAACTCGTGACATATGTATATTGATATAGTACAAATGTAAAGGAGAACGATTGAGATTAAGCTTGGAGATCGCACTATTTTGCTAGGGTAAGAATAAAACGTTGAGTTATTATAATATAATTGCGCAAAAAAGTATCAGAATTATTCAATTCCTTAGCTAGAGGGAAAATCAAAACGCAAATACGGTTAAGGTTGGGAGGACTTTAAGGTATGTTAGCTGGAAATGCTTCTGCGCCCGTATCAAAGGGGTTGATGTTGCCGCGCTGGTTAACATCCGAGCACCCATTGCCTTGGTTGTTTCCATCCGTTGCTATATTACTTGTTTTCGGTCTCTATCCAGTCCTTTACTCATTATGGCTAACTTTTTTTAAAAGAAATCCGGCAACTCGCGTAGAAAAATTTGATCCATCATGGAATTGGTCGAAGCTTGTAGCTGACGAGCGAGTTTGGGATGCTGTACAGGTCACTTTGACTTACACGTTTACGGCCCTAATTTTGCAGCTTGTTCTAGGGATGTTGATTGCTCTTTTGCTAGATTGTGATCGCAAAGGTTTCGGCGTTTTTAGGGCGCTGATGACGCTGCCTTTAGTCGTTCCGCCGGCTGTGACAGGAATGATGTTCCTATTGATGTATGATGGTTCCTTCGGTGTTATCAGCCATACCTTGTACGATTTAGGGATTATATCAAAAGATGCGCCTTTATTGGCGAACCATTCAACGGCTCTTTTCTCGGTCATACTTGTTGATGTCTGGCAATGGACCCCTTTTATGGTGCTGATAATGCTTGCTGGTTTAAGAGCGCTACCAAGAGACCCATTTGAAGCCGCCGCCATTGATGGTGCTACCGATATTCAAGCTTTTTTCAAACTCACTTTACCTATGATGTCGAAAATTATTGCTTTGGCAGTCCTTATTCGTGGTGTCGATTTGTTCAGAGTGTTTGATTATGTAAAAGTCATGACAGACAGCGGCCCCGGGACAGCTACCGAGACGCTAACCGCCTACGCTGGGACAATATATTTCAAAAGCGCCAATTTCCCTTATGCTTCAACGATCGCCATATTCACGTTGCTGGTTGTTCTGATTGTTGCCAATATATTCATTAAAATATTCAAGGTGCGCTTCTGATGGAACAATCTCGTACAGTTATCATTGCTCGTTACGCCGCCGCTATTTTCATAATTGCGATATTTGTCTTTCCTATCTTTTGGTTCGCCCTGACATCTATAAAACCTATCTCTGCTGTTTTCGATAAAGACGGGGTTATTTGGTTTGATTTTGTACCTACTTTTGAAAATTATTGGGTTACACTTTTTGGCGAAGCTTCCATTGACGTTAATCAAAACACCCGATCAGACTTTGGTACAAGCGGGGGTGATTCTTATGATGGTCGAGGGTCAATTCTCTCCTCAATAATTGTTGCAACAGGTTCAACGTTCCTCTCAACCTTGGTAGGCTTATTTGCTGCTTATGGCTTGTCTCGCATGAGTTTCACAGGCTCGCAAGGTGTGCTTAATTGGATTTTATCACAGCGCTTTTTGCCACCTATTGCCATAATCGTACCACTGGTTTTCATCTTCCATGACATGGGATTGAGGGATACTCATCTTGGTCTCATTATTGCGCATACACTTATCAATATTCCGATTGCTGTGTTGCTTTTGAAGTCTTTTATTGATGATATTCCAAAAGACATTGACCAAGCAGCTATGATTGACGGAGCCACTAGCTGGCAGGTCTTCTGGAAAATCATTTTACCAATGTCCAAAGGTGGTTTGGCCGCAACGGCAGTGTTGTGTTTCATATTCTCTTGGACTGAATTTCTTTTGTCATTGTTCCTGACAAATTCTATCCGCACCGTACCCGTCAAGATTACAACTTTTGTCACATCAACGGGTTCAGAATGGGGATACATTTCCGCATTGGGAACTTCGGCAATAGTGCCTGGATTTATTTTTATACTACTTGTCCAAAGCCATTTGGTTCGAGGACTAACTATGGGAGCCATCAAAGACTGATGGACCAAATGCCCTCGGGTGGAGGGTCACGACTGCTCAAAAACAGGGAGGAAACCTAATGAGCTTCAAATCACACGACCAACAGAACTTTATCATAAAAAGCGCGAACGATTTTACCAATAAGCGTATTTCCAAACGAACATTCTTGAGGAATATGGGCTTGGCTGGTGTAGGTTTGTCAGCTTTTGCCACAGGTATGCTGGGAGGCGCTCGTCCTTTTAAAGGGAATATGGCGCTTGCTGCTGGCGAGACACCGGAGGATGTTGCTAATTTCTTGCGCGAAGCAGGGAAGCCTTTTGCAGGAACAACAATTCGCTACACGTCTGAATCAACGCCGCCGACTGTTGTTCTCGATCAGCTTAAGACTGAGTTTACTGAACTCACAGGTATTAATGTTGAAATTGAGATCGTGCCGCTAGAGCAAGTTTTGGCTAAAGCGACACAGGATGTTCAAGGTCAGTTGGGTACATATGATATTTACTATCTCGACCAAGCTTGGACTGCGAGTTTCGCACAGGATACGATAGACCCACGCCAGTACTATAAAGACAAACCTGACCTTGCTATGCCGGGCTTTGATTTTGCTGATTTCTCTGATGCATTGGTCGAGGGTATTTGCCTTTACGAAGGTAAATGGATTGGTTTGCCGTTTGATATTCCAATTTTCACGCTCATGTATCGTAAAGATATTCTTGAAAAGCATGGTCTTGAAATTCCAAAAACCTATGATGAGTTCACCAAATCTGTTGAGTTGATTACAGCAGCTGAAAAGGAAAATGGAATTTTCGGAACGGGCCTTCAGGCTAAATCTGGTCACTATTCACTAGAGTGCGACTGGACACAGGCTGTATGGGGTCATGGCGGTTCTATCTTTGGACCTGATAAGAAATTCTCAGGTAATGACGCCGAGGCCGTTGAAGGCTTGAAATGGTATATGAACCTACTGAAAAATTCGCCTGCTAACTCTGTTGCCTCCACATGGGATGGTCAATGGCAAATGGGTGCTTCTGGTCAGATTGCATTGTGTCAGTCATGGGCAGAATTCTTCCCAGGTTGGAATGCGGATGATTCTAAGGTTAAAGGCCTATGGGAAATGACAACACCGTTGCAAGGTCCTGCTTCATTGCGCGGCCGTGATAGTGTTGGCTTTGGTGAAATTCCAAACTGGGGCCACCAAGGTGGATCTTCAATTGCGCTGTCTAAATATTCTAAAAATGCAGATGCAGCATGGTTGTTCCTTCAGTGGGCGTGTTCGAAAGACATCATGACACGTTGTACACTTGCTGGTGGTTTCGCA carries:
- a CDS encoding glycerol-3-phosphate dehydrogenase/oxidase; the encoded protein is MNRLSSDRSIDAHYDVIIIGAGINGAGAFRELCLQGLKCLLIDKSDFSSGTSAAPSRLIHGGLKYIETGEFRLVAESTLERNLLLKNASHYVKPLPTYVPATSYLKGIIPSLKTFFGWPSSMTSRGAFLIKAGLTIYDWYGRKERTMPRHKMMFGKNVANIMPALSSKIVALGSYYDALIMQPERLVLELVEDGLKASSKSKALNYASILSGDKNNVTIHDLISNEKSSAQADTVINAAGPWIDTVNAALGEETAFIGGNKGSHILLDHPELVKILGNKMVYFEGEDGRILLAFVYHGNVLAGSTDIPANDPDKTKCTDAEVGYFLDCLRQLFPDLHLTQSQIVFTYSGIRPLPNAKGLAPGLVSRDHSMPILEKHDHRAYPVLSLVGGKWTTFRAFSEQICDEVLKRENKQRVISSKHIAIGGGKNYPETPLAFRAEIDLLNRKYLIAPDHIENLIRRYGLTKSEAIIKAMSKDERIKPTLIEGLLLGEIKWVCHNEMVHHLDDIILRRSEIVYAGLTGAGLHELSLVIGQIMNWTDKKMADEKSRLAKILIDRHGIRWTDKSIKYIPDTNLK
- a CDS encoding triose-phosphate isomerase; protein product: MPEFWIGTSWKMNKTLDEAMVFASALGSVDSHSDPRIQRFVIPPFTAVRQVKETLADTSVKVGAQTMHWDDAGAWTGEVSPLMLKDCNLDIIELGHSERRTHFGETNETVAKKSAAAVRHALIPLICIGETLAEREAGRAQEVLAEQVSTALSAIAAEQSDAPVLLAYEPVWAIGEGGIPASADYANDRHAEIIALSRDILGKPVPCLYGGSVNPENCVELIQCEHIDGLFIGRSAWHVQGYLDILNRCSNAI
- a CDS encoding SDR family oxidoreductase, encoding MMKKPLVAITGASSGIGEAVAKTFSAAGHPVLLMARRLERMEALGLPNSMCCEVDVRNREQIRSAVAKAEAEYGPVDMMFCNAGVARLADISSQPPEEWDEMIDINTKGVMNTVHAVMNDMMERRAGTLFMMSSIAGRKVYPDHTVYCGTKYFVHAVSESIRDYLADYNVRVVVLSPGIIETEVLSGVKDPNTLKAYQDNKKKIGGGIGSEHVAEIMLHTYQMPQNALIQEICITPTRQKY
- a CDS encoding RpiB/LacA/LacB family sugar-phosphate isomerase encodes the protein MKVAIAGDSAGEGLAKVIAEHLITKGIVAEDLSHSKAGPDAFYANLADRVANSVLDGNYNRAILVCGTGIGVCLSANKIPGIRAAQCHDTYSAERAALSNNAQIITLGARVVGQELAKSIVEAFLANTFDPNGRSAKNVQAINDLDEKYNK
- a CDS encoding sugar-binding transcriptional regulator, whose translation is MREDKTPRRPNEFSDTATWAAWLYYVDELTQKKVADRLKISRVTVIKLLAEARERGIVKVTINTEVAASVKISKQLTKKYGLEESLVIPSLSGKDLLQRLGNAASMILMDKLQDGETLAVAWGRTVSAVAESVPNHNNFKNITVAQLVASPDGLASDFSPELCSSLLANQLSAKCVNILAPVVVSSPEIRASLMKEPSIAAQFNIIRGASVALFGTGELGPGSTLETHNLYAKDIIEDVKSKGAAAVIMGLFIDANGDEVRSKIHDQMICASLNDLKAMQKRICVAGGLHKVKAIRAALRAKLITHLVTDEDTALQLLKS
- a CDS encoding iron-containing alcohol dehydrogenase, with the protein product MAENDHRLGENWTDLIDDIVAGNFFDNESGKTVSVPYESIVFQESLDGAEEALIADLKLGEKIAIVADEDTYDALGQRVAAALKNIGVDKTIILKKPHADMQTAASLTEELSEFDSAVAIGSGTINDLVKYVTAQDGRRYCVFATAASMNGYTSTTASMTLETGLKVSLPAQAPVGFFVDMDVSASAPSYLAASGFADCVARSVAQVDWWMSHRLLNTLYRSVPFDIQIDDEIELNKCAYLLPKGDIHATARLYRVLTLCGLGIGFIGMSNPGSMAEHQVSHYIDCFAGAAHPGSLHGQQVGVTSLTMARLQQAMLAQDKPPIMRPTSIDFDGMKTRMGSDIAAQCLELLKKKAFDEKAIDAVNEQLATIWPELRQEVQRFMIPATQMEKLLSDAGAPISAAELGLDLDFYKQAVRHGHEMRDRFSFVDIAANAGILEEYISAEK